In a genomic window of Pelodiscus sinensis isolate JC-2024 chromosome 32, ASM4963464v1, whole genome shotgun sequence:
- the LOC142823155 gene encoding uncharacterized protein LOC142823155, translating to MAPKRSKKVPAWSKQEILKLIEVWGEKSIFSALQNSTRNAATYKEIAECLEKEGYSRNVQQCREKIKQLSSAYHRAREANLRPSASTQRCPFYDELHAIHEKNVIGIPRQTVRFSQDTHSCRVENSPALGGKEQDVENNHLKTISSFQDSSDPGEGPSEGPAGFSWRTPAGLCRPPIHRQKWTREDVLKEQMESSNKFLERSADRQEKLVERQENIGNRREKLVERQEDIGNRWEKLVERQEHIGNRREKLVERQEDIGNRWEKLVERQENIGNWREKFVERQEDITDRREKIMEWQEDITDRREKIVERQENIADREERLVEWGERFKEWQETLMEREEDIADGGERLVEWEESLVERQESLGERQEDIADQQEGMESGRRG from the exons ATGGCTCCCAAGAGGTCCAAAAAAGTGCCAGCGTGGAGCAAGCAGGAGATCTTGAAGCTCATCGAGGTGTGGGGAGAGAAATCCATTTTCTCTGCACTCCAAAACAGCACAAGAAACGCGGCTACCTATAAGGAGATAGCAGAGTGCCTGGAGAAGGAAGGATACTCCAGAAACGTCCAGCAGTGCCGTGAAAAAATAAAGCAGCTGAGTAGTGCCTATCACAGAGCAAGGGAAGCCAACCTGCGGCCCAGTGCCTCGACGCAAAGATGCCCCTTCTATGACGAGCTGCATGCGATCCATGAGAAGAATGTGATCGGCATCCCCAGGCAGACTGTGAGATTCTCCCAAGACACTCACAGCTGCCGCGTGGAGAACAGCCCGgcactgggggggaaggagcaggatgtGGAGAACAATCATTTGAAGACCATCTCCTCTTTTCAGGACAGCTCCGATCCTGGGGAGGGCCCTTCTG AGGGACCTGCAGGCTTCTCGTGGCGTACGCCAGCAGGTCTCTGTCGCCCACCAATCCACAGGCAAAAATGGACAAGAGAAGACGTCTTGAAGGAGCAAATGGAGTCGAGCAATAAGTTCCTGGAGAGAAGCGCAGACCGGCAGGAGAAGCTCGTGGAGCGGCAGGAGAATATCGGAAACCGGCGGGAGAAGCTCGTGGAGCGGCAGGAGGATATCGGAAACCGGTGGGAGAAGCTCGTGGAGCGGCAGGAGCATATCGGAAACCGGCGGGAGAAGCTCGTGGAGCGGCAGGAGGATATCGGAAACCGGTGGGAGAAGCTCGTGGAGCGGCAGGAGAATATCGGAAACTGGCGGGAGAAGTTCGTGGAGCGGCAGGAGGATATCACAGACCGGCGGGAGAAGATCATGGAGTGGCAGGAGGATATCACAGACCGGCGGGAGAAGATCGTGGAGCGGCAGGAGAATATCGCAGACAGGGAGGAGAGGCTcgtggagtggggggagagattTAAAGAGTGGCAGGAGACGCTCATGGAGCGGGAGGAGGATATCGCAGATGGAGGGGAGAGGCTCGTGGAGTGGGAGGAGAGCCTCGTGGAGCGGCAGGAGAGCCTCGGGGAGCGGCAGGAGGATATCGCAGACCAGCAGGAGGGGATGGAGAGTGGCAGGAGAGGGTAG
- the LOC142823168 gene encoding uncharacterized protein LOC142823168 — MAVASKRASSKMPKKAKVWSRQETLFLIKVWGARPIFSALKNSRRNAACYDTIAQRLARKGYSRDPEQCRAKINELRCDYFTTKFNTTLAGWPLRCPFYDELHVIHEKNEISNRRQSVRCTQNTPGRHVENSPAQQGKEKNVENNQPANSSFGDGTDPGQGSSVGPAGSLRPMSPAPAALQPSQIQKRKRASKDGLKESMERSNMFLERLVEFLERIEKQQKRNFLCSGQNNSPSSPGSKASTPRDPRTWGKNSRALSHETFRSSQGKCPSSHF; from the exons ATGGCTGTGGCTTCCAAGCGTGCGAGTTCCAAGATGCCCAAAAAAGCAAAAGTGTGGAGCAGGCAGGAGACCTTGTTCCTCATTAAGGTGTGGGGAGCGAGACCCATTTTCTCTGCGCTCAAAAACAGCAGGAGAAATGCGGCTTGCTATGACACGATAGCACAGCGCCTGGCGAGGAAAGGCTACTCCAGAGACCCCGAGCAGTGCCGTGCCAAAATAAACGAGCTGAGGTGCGACTATTTCACAACAAAGTTCAACACAACGCTCGCTGGATGGCCACTAAGATGCCCCTTCTATGACGAGCTGCATGTAATCCATGAGAAGAACGAGATCAGCAACCGCAGGCAGAGTGTGAGATGCACCCAAAACACACCCGGCCGTCACGTGGAGAACAGCCCAgcgcagcaggggaaggagaagaatgTGGAGAACAATCAGCCGGCAAACTCGTCTTTCGGGGATGGCACCGATCCTGGGCAGGGCTCTTCTG TGGGCCCCGCAGGCAGCTTGCGGCCTATGTCCCCGGCTCCAGCAGCTCTCCAGCCCTCCCAGATCCAGAAGCGAAAACGGGCAAGCAAAGACGGCTTGAAGGAGTCAATGGAGAGGAGCAATATGTTCCTGGAGAGGCTCGTGGAGTTTCTGGAGAGGATCGAGAAGCAGCAGAAGAGGAACTTTCTCTGCTCTGGGCAGAATAACTCTCCCTCCTCACCTGGTTCcaaagcttccacccccagggaTCCCAGGACATGGGGGAAGAACTCCAGGGCTCTCTCACATGAAACCTTCAGGTCCTCCCAAGGCAAATGTCCATCCTCGCATTTCTGA